In the Leptospira limi genome, one interval contains:
- a CDS encoding LIC_11026 family protein, whose product MNPILKVSLGIAKTKTFRGLLVLFLLYKLVFNQFTANWLVPHFLSKYTLVKMEGKFSTFSLLYGIEIQDLTLYPGGPFAGDAFFRAKEIRVRYNLPFLFLGKIRFSDISFIDSNIRIEEKNGEWNVSHLFKPNPKQEEKPKKEIGPPLTEIKTYLPLQLTAHLNLQGVSLQYIRESGNIQYASIQNFDFQTKLITNRFTSIPLNVDALNQLDEVMVHLNSERPLSIEFKSNQLNWKETLPMSLRFEWDRTESPELFLFATDIGKDNLNLDIRGKQVQTGIRLLSDIHFDPQEDVLKIQQFDLRVIGQTWLKLGGVISKLSTDTPEVNLDVDASELKLSDLQFSLSQLEGIIPPMKVSGDLSLAGTGVHGNWNQTKANLKLLANKVYVKIGNKKPHALDTTNLDVTANLDFGSVKEPTTEIPFPKLKSLTILPSQINYNQSEIRLSGEYSQSSGFQVLASLEKLQIAEYSQGIAGKVKLALQSSGDSFANIHVNSNVTIDGFRYQIDRSRSPASHLNLDINTNLLFNRPFGINEIQIQNLTLDQRTLTGNKAIELQLKGNVKPGEPLSAQVSPLDLKLNTPNLLLVLPLVLKEKISPIQNLLGQQPKIKINASYVQNPSSKHIDANLIADLPGLEMKDLKLTTDLTINGTNSNEILIKQMKVNAFSGVLKASLTGKLVKLDKPKPPLGPYFGNLDLNFSVVSPSNQYLAKGISVQGDLGLNLKINDYDINGEFYSKLPSLTYNNQKCPGESCKAYLVEEINAKIPIQHNLAFKPDESLIIGDKSIFIKNYGRFNTPNVTIGKVVGTHPNIPNLPFEYVKKQKDSPGFSAFIEYKENFANIESLKSFSMDGIILGKNLVFNLGNLDPKTMEFRGNLLIRDIDLKQLMAPKVRDKIDDGKLKADLNIKVRDLSEPIANLDLFFSIFQIGRDFGKSALNVISAQNFFIDRITDSYPISKIDISLSRGLVYADVYFDRSLLSLIMKLEDGKISQQRMPLANFLKRAQNEIQTYQE is encoded by the coding sequence ATGAATCCAATCCTGAAGGTTAGTTTAGGAATCGCCAAAACCAAAACCTTTCGAGGGCTTTTGGTCCTCTTCCTACTCTACAAACTCGTTTTTAACCAATTCACTGCTAACTGGCTTGTTCCCCATTTCCTTTCCAAGTATACCTTGGTCAAAATGGAAGGTAAGTTCTCTACTTTTTCATTACTGTACGGAATTGAAATCCAAGACCTAACATTGTATCCAGGTGGGCCCTTCGCCGGAGATGCATTCTTTCGCGCAAAAGAAATCCGAGTTCGTTATAACCTGCCTTTTTTATTTTTAGGAAAAATTCGATTTTCTGATATCAGTTTCATTGATTCGAATATTCGGATAGAAGAGAAAAATGGAGAGTGGAATGTATCTCATCTATTCAAACCAAATCCAAAACAGGAAGAAAAACCAAAAAAAGAAATTGGTCCGCCACTTACAGAAATTAAAACCTATCTTCCATTGCAGTTAACTGCTCATTTGAACTTACAAGGAGTCTCACTCCAATACATTCGGGAATCAGGCAATATCCAATATGCCTCCATTCAGAATTTTGACTTCCAAACCAAACTCATCACCAATCGATTCACATCGATCCCATTGAATGTAGACGCCTTAAATCAGTTAGATGAAGTAATGGTTCATTTGAATTCAGAACGACCATTATCAATCGAATTTAAATCGAATCAATTGAATTGGAAAGAGACCTTACCAATGTCACTTCGATTTGAATGGGATCGTACGGAATCACCTGAATTGTTTTTGTTCGCAACAGATATCGGGAAAGACAATTTAAATTTAGATATTAGAGGCAAACAGGTTCAAACTGGAATTAGATTACTTTCTGACATACATTTTGATCCCCAAGAAGACGTTTTAAAAATCCAACAATTTGATTTACGTGTTATCGGTCAAACGTGGCTTAAACTGGGAGGTGTCATCTCAAAACTTTCCACAGATACACCAGAGGTAAATCTGGATGTAGATGCTTCTGAATTAAAGTTAAGTGATCTACAATTTTCTCTAAGCCAATTAGAAGGTATAATTCCGCCAATGAAGGTTTCTGGAGATCTTTCTTTAGCAGGGACTGGAGTTCATGGAAATTGGAACCAAACAAAAGCAAATCTAAAACTACTTGCGAACAAAGTGTACGTAAAGATAGGGAATAAAAAACCTCATGCACTTGATACAACCAATTTAGACGTAACAGCAAATTTAGACTTTGGTTCGGTGAAGGAACCTACTACAGAAATTCCATTTCCAAAATTAAAATCCCTCACGATTTTACCATCACAGATCAATTATAACCAATCAGAGATTCGTTTGTCTGGTGAGTATTCACAATCTTCTGGATTTCAGGTTTTGGCATCACTCGAGAAATTACAAATTGCCGAATATTCACAGGGGATTGCCGGAAAAGTCAAATTAGCATTACAATCTTCGGGAGATTCTTTTGCGAACATTCATGTAAATTCGAATGTTACGATTGATGGATTTCGTTACCAAATTGATCGTTCAAGGTCACCTGCATCTCATTTAAACTTAGACATTAACACGAATTTGCTTTTTAATAGGCCATTTGGAATCAACGAAATTCAAATCCAAAACCTTACACTAGACCAAAGGACACTCACTGGAAATAAAGCCATTGAACTTCAATTAAAAGGCAATGTCAAACCAGGAGAACCTTTGAGTGCTCAGGTTTCACCTCTCGATTTAAAACTGAATACTCCTAACTTGTTGTTAGTGTTACCACTCGTTTTAAAGGAAAAAATATCTCCTATTCAAAATTTACTTGGCCAACAACCAAAAATTAAAATTAACGCAAGTTATGTGCAGAATCCGAGTTCAAAACATATAGATGCCAACCTTATTGCAGATTTACCTGGCTTAGAAATGAAAGATCTGAAACTTACTACAGATCTCACTATCAATGGTACAAATTCAAATGAAATCCTAATCAAACAGATGAAGGTGAATGCATTTTCTGGTGTTTTAAAAGCTTCATTAACTGGAAAGTTGGTGAAACTAGATAAACCAAAACCACCGTTAGGTCCTTATTTTGGCAATTTAGATCTGAATTTTTCTGTGGTTTCTCCATCCAATCAATATCTGGCAAAAGGAATTTCAGTTCAGGGTGATTTAGGATTAAATTTAAAAATAAATGATTATGATATTAATGGAGAGTTTTATTCAAAATTACCTTCTTTAACATATAACAATCAAAAATGCCCGGGAGAATCCTGTAAGGCATACTTAGTCGAAGAGATAAATGCTAAAATTCCTATACAACATAATCTTGCCTTCAAACCAGATGAAAGTTTAATCATTGGAGATAAGTCAATCTTCATTAAAAATTACGGACGATTCAATACTCCCAATGTAACAATAGGTAAAGTGGTTGGGACACACCCAAATATACCTAACTTACCTTTTGAATATGTGAAAAAACAAAAAGATTCACCAGGGTTTAGTGCATTTATCGAATACAAAGAAAATTTTGCCAATATAGAATCCTTAAAATCCTTTTCTATGGATGGAATCATCTTAGGTAAAAATTTAGTTTTTAATTTAGGGAATTTAGATCCTAAAACAATGGAGTTTAGAGGGAATTTACTCATTAGGGATATCGATTTAAAACAACTCATGGCACCTAAAGTGCGAGATAAAATTGATGATGGAAAATTAAAGGCAGACTTAAACATAAAGGTTAGAGATTTAAGTGAACCCATTGCAAATTTAGATTTGTTTTTTTCAATTTTCCAAATCGGTCGTGATTTTGGTAAAAGTGCATTAAACGTAATTTCAGCTCAAAACTTCTTTATCGATCGTATTACTGACAGTTACCCGATTAGCAAAATCGATATATCATTATCGAGAGGGTTAGTATATGCAGATGTGTATTTTGATCGTTCTCTCTTATCATTGATCATGAAACTAGAAGATGGCAAAATTTCTCAGCAAAGAATGCCTCTTGCGAATTTTTTAAAACGAGCACAAAACGAAATCCAAACATACCAAGAGTGA
- a CDS encoding DUF1318 domain-containing protein — protein sequence MKRILLSFLLMGCSLKVPPITITNAQTAAEKQMVGEDRELEKEGWMIGSIQSSTNGQNNQEKLAKEDSDPEIRAHRIRLNYLSSEIKIYKTHGILGETPQGFVKLNPLAPSLPTYANYELPAKKKRVEDVILFLNESRKFIMEKELTIQKKKGKKEDELSKIKQALVEEYYKAVSMGEYYETVSGRWEKYQ from the coding sequence ATGAAACGAATTTTATTATCTTTTTTACTCATGGGTTGTAGCCTAAAAGTACCTCCGATTACAATCACCAATGCCCAAACAGCTGCCGAAAAACAAATGGTAGGTGAGGATAGAGAATTAGAAAAAGAAGGTTGGATGATAGGTTCGATTCAATCCTCTACAAATGGTCAGAATAACCAAGAAAAATTAGCAAAAGAAGATTCGGACCCAGAAATACGAGCCCATCGCATTCGCTTGAACTACCTTTCGTCTGAAATTAAAATATATAAAACTCATGGCATTTTGGGTGAAACACCACAAGGTTTTGTAAAATTAAATCCACTCGCACCTTCTCTTCCAACATATGCCAATTATGAACTTCCTGCTAAAAAAAAGAGAGTAGAAGATGTGATTCTTTTTTTAAATGAATCTCGTAAGTTCATTATGGAAAAAGAACTTACAATTCAAAAGAAAAAAGGAAAAAAAGAAGACGAATTATCTAAAATCAAACAGGCGTTAGTAGAAGAGTATTATAAAGCAGTCTCGATGGGTGAATATTATGAAACAGTATCAGGAAGGTGGGAAAAATACCAATGA